One genomic segment of Arachis duranensis cultivar V14167 chromosome 4, aradu.V14167.gnm2.J7QH, whole genome shotgun sequence includes these proteins:
- the LOC107482668 gene encoding uncharacterized protein LOC107482668 yields the protein MTVVTRKRRRGTTTRLQDPSPSPLAVALPEDLMIEILSRAPVSDPLQLRCVCKWWKSLVSDPQFVKNHLSRSIAEINDLASKALEDMIAFELQLNHAPPPPEPDPEEEDGAAAEEEAEEDAAEEEVRAMRKELDNMLTLVRSLKQSLETIKVDVQEIMSRMRCLQSFLQIYLKTATQSQ from the coding sequence ATGACCGTCGTCACGCGGAAGCGACGCCGCGGCACGACGACGAGGCTTCAAGATCCCTCTCCTTCTCCCCTGGCGGTGGCGCTGCCGGAGGATCTGATGATCGAGATCCTGTCTAGGGCTCCGGTGAGCGATCCGCTTCAGCTGAGGTGCGTGTGCAAGTGGTGGAAGTCGCTCGTCTCCGATCCGCAGTTTGTGAAGAACCACCTGTCACGGTCGATCGCGGAGATCAACGATCTCGCGTCGAAGGCGTTGGAGGACATGATCGCGTTCGAGCTCCAGCTGAATCATGCGCCTCCCCCTCCGGAGCCGGATCCGGAAGAGGAGGATGGTGCGGCGGCGGAGGAGGAGGCGGAGGAAGACGCGGCGGAGGAAGAAGTTCGTGCGATGAGGAAGGAGCTTGATAACATGTTAACGTTGGTTAGGTCCTTGAAACAAAGCTTGGAAACCATAAAAGTCGATGTGCAAGAAATCATGAGTCGAATGAGATGCCTCCAAAGCTTTCTCCAGATTTATCTCAAAACAGCAACGCAATCTCAATGA